One part of the Streptomyces ferrugineus genome encodes these proteins:
- a CDS encoding LysR family transcriptional regulator: MVMAIDVHVRDLRYFVAVAEELHFTRAAERLYVSQPALSKQVRALERQVGAELFRRDPRGVALTEAGAALLPHARRVLDAWSQGVGALAAARGTLVVGMSTSPGRGGLLPAIRSRFTAAHPDTVLRLRQVSWEDPTAGLADGAADVAFVWLPLPEADRYGWTVVAEEARLVALPERHPLASRPEVDFADLLDEPFLALPASAGPLRDYWLALEERGGRPPRIGAEIASTEETYEALVAGLGVCLVATGNAPLISLGGVVTRPVRGLSPSRYALAWRREDGRRPLVRAYAQACRRATGRE; the protein is encoded by the coding sequence ATGGTTATGGCGATCGACGTTCATGTACGGGACCTGCGCTATTTCGTGGCCGTGGCCGAGGAACTGCACTTCACCCGCGCGGCCGAACGGCTGTACGTCTCCCAGCCCGCGCTGAGCAAGCAGGTGCGCGCGTTGGAGCGGCAGGTGGGCGCGGAGCTGTTCCGGCGCGATCCGCGGGGCGTGGCGCTGACCGAGGCGGGCGCGGCGCTGCTGCCGCATGCCCGGCGGGTGCTGGACGCCTGGTCACAGGGGGTGGGGGCGCTGGCGGCGGCGCGCGGGACGTTGGTGGTGGGCATGAGCACCAGTCCGGGACGTGGCGGACTGCTCCCGGCGATCCGCTCCCGCTTCACGGCCGCCCATCCGGACACCGTTCTGCGGCTGCGCCAGGTGAGCTGGGAGGATCCCACGGCGGGCCTCGCGGACGGTGCGGCCGACGTGGCCTTCGTGTGGCTGCCGCTGCCGGAGGCCGACCGCTACGGCTGGACCGTGGTCGCGGAGGAGGCGCGGTTGGTCGCCCTTCCGGAGAGGCACCCCCTCGCGTCCCGGCCCGAGGTCGACTTCGCCGACCTGCTGGACGAGCCGTTCCTCGCGCTGCCGGCGAGTGCGGGGCCGTTGCGTGACTACTGGCTGGCCCTGGAGGAGCGGGGCGGGCGGCCGCCGCGGATCGGGGCGGAGATCGCGAGCACCGAGGAGACGTACGAGGCGCTGGTCGCGGGTCTGGGGGTCTGCCTGGTGGCCACCGGCAACGCTCCGCTGATCAGCCTGGGGGGTGTGGTGACACGGCCGGTACGCGGCCTCTCACCGAGCCGTTACGCGCTGGCGTGGCGCCGCGAGGACGGGCGACGGCCCCTCGTACGGGCGTATGCGCAGGCTTGTCGCCGGGCGACGGGACGGGAGTGA
- a CDS encoding DEAD/DEAH box helicase, with protein MGRSEREAVARGRRLYEAAQAVVDDHARAVEAVRAALEPIHDDLARHELDAIPVARLRDLTEGRLRLGEVEKGGFRTVGQVLDAGSYRLRQLPGVGQQTADQTVAAARRIADAVRDTIAVHIDVDRPEPRTTALVVALNVLVEAGPEARRAVDAAGALTKRLGPPLDDAAPTAGRLRMLLAGRDKRERALAALAEVRTLTDQADQDELPRLLAQTSVDLLRRPESDVAALVDFELRSAEYYGLIAELSGRAPDPAAAEGFLPDEVAERVRTQPLDDTHRRVSLRGYQAFGTRFALAQRRVILGDEMGLGKTIQAIAALAHLAGEGQSHFLVVCPASVLINWTREIEKRSALRVTPLHGPDRHEAFADWKGRGGVGVTTFDALRGFPAPGGGELGLLVVDEAHFVKNPQTRRSMVVSEWAEHCERVLFLTGTPMENRVEEFRSLVRILRPDLADTVDDHDSVAGSKAFRKAVAPVYLRRNQQDVLTELPALQHTDEWEEPSAEDEEAYREAVAAGNFMAMRRAAYARPERSAKLDRLREIAGEAAESGLKVVVFSAFRDVLRAVSEALADDPAGTATPASDGPEDRVFGPISGSVPPARRQQLVDDFAAAPGHAVLLAQIEAGGVGLNMQAASVVILCEPQLKPTVEHQAVARAHRMGQVRSVHVHRLLCTGGVDERLVQLLENKSRLFDAYARRSSVAESTPDAVDISDIGLARLIVEEEQARLGTTPAQPATERA; from the coding sequence ATGGGGCGGAGCGAGCGGGAGGCGGTGGCCAGAGGGAGGCGGCTGTACGAGGCGGCGCAAGCCGTGGTCGACGACCATGCGCGAGCCGTCGAGGCGGTACGCGCGGCCCTGGAACCGATCCACGACGACCTGGCCCGCCACGAACTGGACGCCATCCCGGTGGCCCGGCTGAGGGACCTCACCGAGGGCAGGCTGCGCCTGGGCGAGGTGGAGAAGGGCGGGTTCCGCACGGTCGGGCAGGTCCTGGACGCCGGGTCGTACCGGCTGCGCCAACTGCCGGGAGTGGGCCAGCAGACGGCCGACCAGACCGTGGCCGCCGCCCGGCGCATCGCCGATGCCGTACGCGACACCATCGCCGTGCACATCGACGTGGACCGGCCGGAGCCCCGCACCACCGCACTGGTCGTCGCGCTCAACGTCCTGGTGGAGGCGGGCCCCGAGGCACGCCGGGCCGTCGACGCGGCCGGCGCCCTCACCAAGCGCCTCGGCCCACCGCTCGACGACGCCGCGCCGACGGCCGGGCGGCTGCGCATGCTGCTCGCCGGCCGGGACAAGAGGGAACGGGCGCTGGCGGCCCTGGCCGAGGTCCGCACCCTGACCGACCAGGCCGACCAGGACGAACTGCCGCGGCTGCTCGCCCAGACCTCGGTCGACCTGCTGCGCCGCCCGGAGTCCGACGTGGCCGCCCTGGTCGACTTCGAGCTCCGCTCCGCCGAGTACTACGGCCTGATCGCCGAGCTCTCGGGCCGCGCCCCCGACCCGGCGGCGGCCGAGGGCTTCCTGCCGGACGAGGTGGCCGAACGGGTCAGGACCCAGCCCCTCGACGACACCCACCGCCGGGTCTCGCTGCGCGGCTACCAGGCCTTCGGCACCCGCTTCGCCCTCGCCCAGCGCCGGGTGATCCTCGGCGACGAGATGGGGCTCGGCAAGACCATCCAGGCCATCGCCGCGCTGGCGCACCTCGCCGGCGAGGGCCAGAGCCACTTCCTGGTGGTCTGCCCGGCCAGCGTGCTCATCAACTGGACCCGGGAGATCGAGAAGCGCAGCGCGCTGCGGGTGACGCCGCTGCACGGACCCGACCGGCACGAGGCGTTCGCCGACTGGAAAGGGCGCGGCGGCGTCGGGGTCACCACCTTCGACGCGCTGCGCGGCTTCCCGGCGCCGGGTGGTGGCGAGTTGGGCCTGCTCGTCGTCGACGAGGCGCACTTCGTGAAGAACCCGCAGACCCGCCGCTCGATGGTCGTCTCCGAGTGGGCGGAGCACTGCGAGCGCGTGCTGTTCCTGACCGGTACGCCCATGGAGAACCGGGTCGAGGAGTTCCGCAGCCTGGTGCGCATCCTGCGGCCCGACCTCGCCGACACCGTCGACGACCACGACTCAGTGGCGGGCTCCAAGGCGTTCCGCAAGGCGGTCGCACCGGTCTATCTGCGCCGCAACCAGCAGGACGTCCTCACCGAACTGCCCGCGCTGCAGCACACCGACGAGTGGGAGGAGCCCAGCGCCGAGGACGAGGAGGCCTACCGGGAGGCCGTGGCCGCCGGCAACTTCATGGCCATGCGCCGAGCGGCGTACGCCCGCCCCGAGCGGTCGGCGAAGCTGGACCGGCTGCGCGAGATCGCCGGGGAGGCCGCGGAGAGCGGGCTCAAGGTCGTGGTGTTCTCGGCCTTCCGCGACGTTCTGCGGGCGGTGAGCGAGGCGCTGGCGGACGACCCGGCCGGCACCGCGACCCCCGCGTCGGACGGGCCCGAGGACCGGGTCTTCGGCCCGATCTCCGGCAGTGTGCCGCCCGCCCGCCGACAGCAGCTCGTCGACGACTTCGCCGCCGCGCCCGGCCACGCGGTGCTGCTCGCGCAGATCGAGGCGGGCGGAGTGGGCCTCAACATGCAGGCCGCGTCCGTCGTCATCCTCTGCGAGCCCCAGCTCAAGCCGACCGTCGAACACCAGGCGGTCGCCCGTGCCCACCGCATGGGCCAGGTCCGCTCGGTCCATGTGCACCGCCTGCTCTGCACGGGCGGCGTCGACGAACGGCTGGTGCAGCTGCTGGAGAACAAGTCCCGCCTGTTCGACGCGTACGCCCGCCGCAGCTCGGTCGCCGAGTCGACCCCGGACGCCGTCGACATCTCGGACATCGGCCTGGCCCGCCTCATCGTCGAGGAGGAACAGGCACGCCTCGGCACCACCCCGGCACAGCCCGCGACGGAACGGGCGTGA